CCGGCCTGCACTCCAACGGCTTCTCCCTGGTGCGGCACATCCTCGCCCAGAAGGGCATCGGCTACACCGACACCTCCGCCGAACTCGGCGGCGTCGTCGGCGAGGCCCTGCTCGAACCCACCCGCCTCTACACCGGACCGCTGCTCAGTGTGCTCTCCGACCCCGAGCTGGCCGGCGTCGTGCACTCGCTCAGCCACGTCACCGGCGGCGGCATCGCGGCCAACCTGGCCCGCGTGCTGCCCGTGGGCAGCTGGGTCGAGGTCGACCGGTCCACCTGGTCGCCCGCGCCCGTCTTCCGGGTGCTCGGCGATATGGCCGGCACCACGCTGGAGAGCGCCGAAGGCACCTGGAACCTCGGCGTGGGCATGTTCGCCGTCGTCGCGGCCAACGCCGCGTCATCCGTGATCGCTCGCCTGAAGTCTGAGGGCATCCCGTCCTGGGTCGCCGGCCGCGTGTCGATGGCCCCGCATGACCTCACCGGCTTCGAGCAGGGCGCCAAGGGCGTCAACGGCGGCGCCGTGCGCCTCGTCGGCGCCTACGCCGCGTAGCCCGACCGCTTCGCAGCGCGCGGAATCCCTCGCGGCGTGCGATGAGTCTCGCGGCGCACGATAAGTCTCGCGGCGCACGATAAACACCGGCTTATCCTGCGCCGTGAGTCTTTTGACGAGCCGCGACACTTTTCACGCGCTGCGACATCCTTCACGCACTGAGGCAGAGGTGCCCCGCACGGCGGAAGCTGCTCAGGGCGCCCCAACAGAGGGCGCACCACGGCAACCGGGCGACGACGATTATCCGCGAGCGGGCAGGCTGGGAGTTGCCCGAAAAACGGGCTACGGGCGCGCCGTCGGAGCCGGCGCGCATCCACTCACCGCCGAGGGCGGTGCATCGACTCAGGCGCGCTTCTTCTCGTCCTCGGTGTCGTAGTGGTCGACGTAGTCGTCGGGGTCGTCTGACGTCGCCTTGTTCGCTTCGTATTCCGGCCACTTGGCCAGGTCTTCGTCGAGCCGCGGGTCGGTCACCGGATGCCCGGTGAGCTCGCGTTCGAGCGCGTTGTAGTTGGTGTCCGGGCTGAAATACTTCAGCTCACGGGCGACCTTGGTGTGCTTTGCTTTTTGACGGCCGCGCCCCATGCGTGACCCCCTAACGATGCCAGGCCGAGTGAGGAATGAGTCACCCGGGAGTTGCCGAACGGAATGGTGAAATCTAGCCGCTAGTTTAGCATGGTGGGCCTGTCGCCCCGATGACGCGGTTCTCGCCCGGACCGGGGGAGGAATCCGCATGGCCACGAACACTGCCACAACGACGACTGTGCCTGTCGTGATCATCGGCGCCGGACAGGCTGGACTCTCCGTGGCGTACCACCTCAAACGCTTCGGACTCACGGCGGGCCGGGACTTCGTGGTCTTCGACCGCGGCGCCGAGGCCGGCGGGGCCTGGCAGTACCGCTGGGAGTCCCTCCGGCTGGGAGCCGCACACCGCGTCAACGACCTGCCGGGGCTCTCCGAGCTGGGGTTGAGCTTCGAGACCGCCGATCGCAGCCGCCCGGCCCGCGACGTCGTGACGGAGTACTACCGCCGCTTCGAGGAGCACTTCGAGCTCAACGTCGTGCGCCCGGTCGCCGTGCACTCGGTGTTCAACCGCCGCGCCGACCTGGTCGTGCGCACGAGCTCGCCGGCCTACGGCGAACGCGAGACCTTGGCGGGCCTGCTGGTCAACGCCACGGGAACCTGGGGTGCACCGTTCGTTCCGCACTATCCGGGAGCCGCGTCCTTCACCGGTCGCCAGCTGCACACCAACGGCTTCGTGGATGCGGCAGAGTTCGCCGGTCAGCGCGTGGTGGTCGTGGGAGGCGGCACGTCCGCCATCGGGTTCCTGTTGGAGCTCGACGGGGTGGCCGAGAGCCTGACCTGGGCGGCCAGACGGCCGGTCGACTGGGTGCACACCGAGCACCTCGACCTGGAAGGCGCCTCGGCGGCCGTGGCTATGCAGGACGAGGCCGCTCGCACCGGCAGGGCCCTGCCCAGCATCGTGAGCGGCACGGGCGTGCCGGTGAGCCGGCGCATCCAGGCCGGAATCGACCGGGGCCTGCTCGTGGAACGACCGATGTTCGCCGCCATCGAGCCGACCGGTGTGCGGTGGCCCGACGGCACGTTCACGGAGGCCGACGCCATCATCTGGGCCACCGGCTTCCGGCCGGAGCTGCGGCACCTGGCGCCGCTCAAGCTGAGGGACAAGGCCGGCGGACTCGTGGTCGGGGCTGGGTCGTCCTGGACCGACCCTCGTATATTCCTGGCCGGCTATGGCCCGCAGGCCAGCACCATCGGCGCCCGCCGGGCTGGCCGCGTGATCGCCCGGCAGATCATCGCCCTGCTCTGACCCTCCCGCTGCTCGCCCCGACCGGTACCTCACCGGGTCTCGACAAGCTCGACCACCGAGGCGGTAGCGCCGCGCAGACAGCCTCGGGCAGGCGACCCGGCGCAGATCGAGCCTGTCGAGATCCCGCGAGTCGACGGCGTTCGTGCCGACGGCGGCGGGCGCTAGTTGCGCTTGCGCCGGTTCGGGTTGACAGGTCGTGAGCGCGGCTTCATCGGCGGGCTGGCCGGGCTCGACTTCGGGCCGGTCGGCGTCTCGGACACCGTGACGCTGGTGGTGTCGACCGCCACCGGCTCGAGGGGCTTCCGCGGGATCGGGTGCGACCGCACGGGCTCACCACGACGCTCCTGGCCGGGGATCGGCCGGGACCGGCGTCCGTAGATGAGCTCGGACGAGTCCAGCAGCCACGGAACGAGCGCGATGGTCACGCCGTGCACGAGCATCAGCTTCTGGCGCAGGCGACGGGCCTTGTGGTTGTGCAGCAACGACTCCCACCAGTGCCCGACGATGTAGATCGGCGTGTACACGGTGACGACCTCGGAGCCGTATTCCTCGCGGCGGTCCTTGATGTAACAGATCAGCGGCCAGCTGATGTCGCGGTACGGCGACGCGACGATGTTCAACGGAACCTGGATGTTCTGCTTGGCCCAGTCGATGATGAGGTTCTCGGTCTCCTCCTCGTCGATCGACACGTGCACGGCCTCGAGGCTCACG
This is a stretch of genomic DNA from Cryobacterium soli. It encodes these proteins:
- a CDS encoding DUF3073 domain-containing protein — translated: MGRGRQKAKHTKVARELKYFSPDTNYNALERELTGHPVTDPRLDEDLAKWPEYEANKATSDDPDDYVDHYDTEDEKKRA
- a CDS encoding NAD(P)-binding domain-containing protein — translated: MATNTATTTTVPVVIIGAGQAGLSVAYHLKRFGLTAGRDFVVFDRGAEAGGAWQYRWESLRLGAAHRVNDLPGLSELGLSFETADRSRPARDVVTEYYRRFEEHFELNVVRPVAVHSVFNRRADLVVRTSSPAYGERETLAGLLVNATGTWGAPFVPHYPGAASFTGRQLHTNGFVDAAEFAGQRVVVVGGGTSAIGFLLELDGVAESLTWAARRPVDWVHTEHLDLEGASAAVAMQDEAARTGRALPSIVSGTGVPVSRRIQAGIDRGLLVERPMFAAIEPTGVRWPDGTFTEADAIIWATGFRPELRHLAPLKLRDKAGGLVVGAGSSWTDPRIFLAGYGPQASTIGARRAGRVIARQIIALL